Proteins from a single region of Rhea pennata isolate bPtePen1 chromosome 4, bPtePen1.pri, whole genome shotgun sequence:
- the DDIT4L gene encoding LOW QUALITY PROTEIN: DNA damage-inducible transcript 4-like protein (The sequence of the model RefSeq protein was modified relative to this genomic sequence to represent the inferred CDS: deleted 1 base in 1 codon; substituted 1 base at 1 genomic stop codon), translating into MHFGGDTRRLSIAGRSSEAVFEEPVCHALVKMLWKCLSRSKQTKRCCSKVLVPEKLTEEIAXDVLQLSFIKPCSLRCCIIHVDLETGNVSKKLERIACDSSVVPTFELILVLKQDCCSWPGIGDFFAHDCFMPQGRQTLILSPSFQIVKKKLYSVIRMVTEECQNCPTGLKLS; encoded by the exons ATGCATTTTGGAGGGGATACACGGAGGCTGTCCATAGCCGGACGCAGCAG TGAGGCTGTGTTTGAGGAGCCAGTCTGTCATGCTTTAGTTAAAATGCTGTGGAAGTGTCTGTCCAGGTCAAAGCAGACCAAACGTTGCTGCTCAAAGGTT TTGGTGCCAGAGAAACTAACTGAGGAAATAGCTTAAGATGTGCTGCAGCTTTCCTTCATCAAGCCCTGTAGCTTAAGATGCTGCATTATCCATGTCGACTTAGAAACTGGAAATGTCTCTAAAAAGCTAGAGAGGATTGCTTGTGACTCCAGTGTTGTTCCCACCTTTGAGCTGATACTTGTGCTCAAGCAGGACTGTTGCTCGTGGCCAGGTATCGGGGACTTCTTCGCTCACGACTGCTTCATGCCTCAGGGCAGGCAAACTCTCATCCTCAGCCCCAGCTTCCAAATTGTTAAGAAAAAGTTATACTCTGTCATCAGGATGGTGACTGAGGAATGCCAAAATTGCCCTACAGGGTTAAAGCTGAGCTGA